One Actinomadura viridis genomic region harbors:
- a CDS encoding class III extradiol dioxygenase subunit B-like domain-containing protein, which translates to MLIHAAVCPHPPLLVPELAGAAAPELDGLRAACGRAVRGALAAVQAGRNGIVIVVGGGPDTRAHGPEAAGTLRPYGLDRTFGTGDPEGPDALPLSLTIGRWLLEEAAAPGAAARFQSVGEDAAPAECLRLGRELAGSAERVAFLVMGDGSACLSEKAPGYLDPRAEPYDEAVARALGDADTAALAGLDPGVSRELLAAGRPAWQVLAGAAGEAGAAPFDAELLDHRAPYGVGYFVATWTRRA; encoded by the coding sequence ATGCTGATCCACGCGGCGGTCTGCCCGCATCCGCCCCTGCTCGTCCCGGAGCTGGCCGGCGCCGCCGCGCCCGAGCTGGACGGCCTGCGCGCCGCCTGCGGCCGGGCCGTGCGCGGGGCGCTCGCCGCCGTCCAGGCGGGCAGGAACGGCATCGTGATCGTGGTGGGCGGCGGCCCGGACACCCGTGCCCACGGTCCCGAGGCGGCCGGGACACTGCGCCCCTACGGGCTGGACCGCACCTTCGGCACGGGCGACCCCGAGGGTCCGGACGCGCTGCCGCTGTCGCTCACCATCGGCCGGTGGCTCCTGGAGGAGGCCGCCGCACCGGGTGCCGCGGCCCGCTTCCAGTCCGTCGGCGAGGACGCCGCCCCCGCGGAGTGCCTGCGGCTGGGCCGCGAGCTGGCCGGGTCGGCCGAACGGGTCGCGTTCCTGGTCATGGGGGACGGGTCGGCCTGCCTGTCGGAGAAGGCGCCCGGCTACCTGGACCCGCGGGCCGAGCCGTACGACGAAGCCGTGGCGCGGGCGCTCGGTGACGCCGACACCGCCGCCCTGGCCGGGCTGGACCCGGGAGTGTCGCGGGAGCTGCTGGCCGCCGGACGCCCGGCGTGGCAGGTCCTGGCGGGTGCCGCCGGGGAGGCGGGGGCCGCCCCGTTCGACGCCGAGCTGCTGGACCACCGGGCCCCGTACGGGGTCGGCTACTTCGTCGCGACCTGGACAAGGCGGGCCTGA
- the miaA gene encoding tRNA (adenosine(37)-N6)-dimethylallyltransferase MiaA: MTSRDVVAVVGPTAAGKSDLAVELALRLNGEAVNADSMQLYRGMDIGTAKLTPAEMRGVPHHLLDVWDVTAAASVAEYQRLSAGAIEDIRGRGRVPVLVGGSGLYVRAALDHLEFPGTDPAVRARLEGELAEAGAAALYERLRARDPKAAEAILPGNGRRIVRALEVIEITGRPFSATLPEHDYRYDAVQIGLTVPRPDLDARIALRVERMWEAGLVEEVRALEKAGLRDGLTAGRALGYAQVLRFLAGEWTEERAKEETIRATRRFARRQESWFRRDPRVHWLASDTPGLAGRALELVR; this comes from the coding sequence GTGACCTCCAGAGACGTCGTCGCCGTCGTGGGGCCGACCGCGGCCGGCAAGTCCGACCTCGCCGTCGAGCTGGCGCTCCGCCTGAACGGCGAGGCGGTCAACGCCGACTCGATGCAGCTGTACCGGGGCATGGACATCGGCACCGCCAAGCTCACCCCCGCCGAGATGCGGGGCGTGCCCCACCACCTCCTGGACGTCTGGGACGTCACCGCCGCCGCGAGCGTCGCCGAGTACCAGCGGCTCAGCGCCGGGGCCATCGAGGACATCCGGGGGCGGGGCCGGGTGCCCGTCCTGGTCGGGGGCTCGGGCCTGTACGTGCGGGCGGCGCTCGACCATCTGGAGTTCCCCGGCACCGATCCCGCCGTCCGGGCGCGGCTGGAGGGCGAGCTGGCCGAGGCCGGGGCCGCGGCGCTGTACGAGCGGCTGCGCGCCCGCGACCCCAAGGCGGCCGAGGCGATCCTGCCCGGCAACGGGCGGCGGATCGTCCGCGCCCTGGAGGTCATCGAGATCACCGGACGGCCGTTCAGCGCGACGCTCCCCGAGCACGACTACCGGTACGACGCGGTGCAGATCGGCCTCACCGTCCCCCGCCCCGACCTGGACGCGCGGATCGCCCTGCGGGTCGAGCGGATGTGGGAGGCGGGGCTGGTCGAGGAGGTCCGCGCCCTGGAGAAGGCGGGACTGCGGGACGGCCTGACCGCCGGGCGGGCGCTCGGGTACGCGCAGGTCCTGCGGTTCCTGGCGGGGGAGTGGACCGAGGAGCGCGCCAAGGAGGAGACGATCCGGGCGACCCGGCGTTTCGCCCGGCGGCAGGAGTCGTGGTTCCGCCGCGATCCCCGGGTCCACTGGCTCGCCTCCGACACGCCCGGCCTGGCCGGCCGGGCCCTGGAGCTGGTGCGCTGA
- the dapF gene encoding diaminopimelate epimerase, producing the protein MRFVKGHGTENDFVILPDPGGVLDLAPGTVARLCDRRAGIGADGVLRVVRTKAAGDPAAEAMAGEAEWFMDYRNADGGIAEMCGNGVRVFARYLVDAGLAAPGEWDVATRAGLRRVTLGPSGDVSVDMGPPEHLGTGRASLAGRSYTGERVSMGNPHLACPVERPVAELDLTRAPGFDPAVFPDGVNVEFYRAVGERHLEMRVYERGSGETRSCGTGTVAVAAAAAGERGGAEGEWTVDVPGGRVVVTLGGGTSHLRGPAVLVAEGEIRSGWLAAPGAS; encoded by the coding sequence ATGCGGTTTGTCAAGGGCCACGGCACCGAGAACGACTTCGTGATCCTGCCCGATCCGGGCGGGGTCCTGGATCTGGCGCCCGGGACGGTCGCGCGGCTGTGCGACCGCCGGGCCGGGATCGGCGCGGACGGGGTGCTGCGCGTCGTGCGGACGAAGGCCGCGGGCGACCCGGCCGCCGAGGCGATGGCCGGCGAGGCCGAGTGGTTCATGGACTACCGCAACGCCGACGGCGGTATCGCCGAGATGTGCGGCAACGGCGTCCGGGTGTTCGCGCGCTATCTGGTCGACGCCGGCCTCGCCGCCCCCGGGGAGTGGGACGTGGCCACCCGGGCGGGGCTGCGCCGGGTGACGCTGGGGCCGTCCGGGGACGTGAGCGTCGACATGGGCCCGCCCGAGCACCTCGGGACGGGCCGGGCGTCCCTGGCGGGCCGGTCGTACACCGGTGAGCGGGTGTCCATGGGCAACCCCCACCTGGCCTGCCCGGTCGAACGGCCCGTGGCCGAGCTCGACCTGACCCGCGCGCCCGGCTTCGACCCCGCGGTGTTCCCGGACGGGGTGAACGTGGAGTTCTACCGGGCGGTCGGCGAGCGCCACCTGGAGATGCGGGTGTACGAGCGGGGCTCGGGCGAGACCCGCTCCTGCGGCACGGGGACGGTCGCCGTCGCCGCCGCCGCGGCGGGGGAGCGGGGCGGTGCCGAAGGGGAGTGGACGGTCGACGTCCCGGGCGGGCGCGTCGTGGTCACCCTCGGGGGCGGGACCAGCCACCTGCGCGGCCCCGCGGTGCTCGTCGCGGAGGGCGAGATCCGCTCGGGATGGCTCGCGGCGCCGGGAGCGTCCTGA
- a CDS encoding sensor histidine kinase, with amino-acid sequence MVTVHHDRGTSPWPVPLALSAVGAVVASLVVGLWLPESRRLVWWHPEIVIAVCWTPVAALLLRHRPGLWVGRLMLVCGVSAAVYVLALNLGPLFEENGWPGAGFLLWLGVWLWAVDTFGLTLVLPLIFPDGRLVSARFRPVLAVACAIPLIVCVHLTIDPNARRFHNGVSVYPFQDIPLAISLTILTTLLLGMASVVIRFVRSPPDVRRQIAWVVYPGVLAQAIIFVGETAPIGDPVRNVTIAAVPVCIAIAITRYRLYDIDLVISRTLVYAGLVIVITGVYFALVGAVSGVVAGHGELAGLIGAIAAGAVFEPVRRRLQRAVDRLIHGERDPYRIADRLNRRLQTTSDPAAALATAVSVVRETLRASGVVLEVLDRDGRTVSKTEEGALGDRPRLIPLVWHGEPVGRLLFGVARPPDGRLAGVLARKLAELTSAARLAADVQRSRDRILRAREEERRRLRRDLHDGLGPTLASLAMTVDAARITLRNDPDAADALLENLRATMGRTIGDIRELVYGLRPPALDDLGLAGAIRALGGVVGTGDGPKVDVRVEGDLASLPAAAEVAAYRIVQEALTNVYRHAKAGSAVVRLSLNGDLHVCVGDDGVGMPADARSGVGMCSMRERAAEIGGSCTVGPGPEGGTVVRARLPVNAIENAGRASA; translated from the coding sequence ATGGTGACCGTGCATCACGATCGCGGAACCTCCCCATGGCCCGTGCCGCTCGCCCTCTCCGCGGTCGGCGCCGTGGTCGCGTCGCTGGTCGTCGGGCTGTGGCTGCCCGAGTCCCGGCGCCTGGTGTGGTGGCATCCGGAGATCGTGATCGCCGTCTGCTGGACCCCGGTGGCGGCCCTGCTGCTGCGGCACCGGCCCGGGCTCTGGGTCGGACGGCTGATGCTGGTGTGCGGGGTCAGCGCGGCGGTCTACGTGCTGGCGCTCAATCTCGGCCCGCTGTTCGAGGAGAACGGCTGGCCGGGGGCCGGGTTCCTGCTGTGGCTCGGGGTGTGGCTGTGGGCGGTCGACACCTTCGGCCTCACGCTCGTCCTCCCGCTGATCTTCCCGGACGGGCGGCTGGTGTCGGCCCGTTTCCGGCCGGTCCTGGCCGTGGCCTGCGCGATCCCGCTGATCGTCTGCGTGCACCTGACCATCGACCCCAATGCCCGGCGCTTCCACAACGGCGTGTCGGTCTACCCGTTCCAGGACATCCCGCTCGCCATCTCCCTCACGATCCTGACGACGCTGCTGCTGGGAATGGCCTCGGTCGTGATCCGCTTCGTCCGGTCGCCGCCCGACGTGCGACGGCAGATCGCCTGGGTGGTCTATCCCGGCGTGCTCGCCCAGGCCATCATCTTCGTCGGCGAGACCGCCCCGATCGGCGACCCGGTCCGCAACGTCACCATCGCGGCCGTCCCGGTCTGCATCGCGATCGCCATCACCCGCTACCGGCTGTACGACATCGACCTGGTCATCAGCCGCACCCTCGTGTACGCCGGGCTGGTCATCGTCATCACCGGCGTCTACTTCGCGCTGGTCGGGGCGGTCAGCGGCGTGGTCGCCGGGCACGGCGAGCTGGCCGGGCTGATCGGGGCGATCGCCGCGGGCGCGGTGTTCGAACCCGTCCGGCGCCGCCTGCAGCGGGCCGTGGACCGGCTGATCCACGGCGAGCGCGACCCGTACCGGATCGCCGACCGGCTCAACCGCCGCCTGCAGACCACCTCCGATCCGGCCGCCGCGCTGGCCACGGCCGTCTCGGTGGTCCGCGAGACGCTGCGCGCGTCCGGGGTGGTGCTGGAGGTCCTGGACCGGGACGGGCGCACGGTCTCCAAGACCGAGGAGGGCGCGCTGGGCGACCGGCCCCGGCTGATCCCGCTGGTGTGGCACGGCGAGCCGGTCGGGCGGCTGCTGTTCGGCGTCGCCCGGCCGCCGGACGGCCGGCTGGCGGGCGTCCTGGCCCGCAAGCTCGCCGAGCTGACCAGCGCGGCCCGCCTGGCCGCCGACGTGCAGCGGTCCCGCGACCGGATCCTGCGGGCGCGCGAGGAGGAACGCCGCCGGCTGCGCCGCGACCTGCACGACGGCCTGGGCCCGACGCTGGCCAGCCTCGCCATGACGGTGGACGCGGCGCGCATCACGCTCAGGAACGACCCGGACGCCGCCGACGCGCTGCTGGAGAACCTGCGCGCCACCATGGGACGCACCATCGGCGACATCCGCGAACTGGTGTACGGGCTGCGCCCGCCCGCGCTGGACGACCTCGGCCTGGCCGGGGCCATCCGGGCGCTGGGCGGCGTCGTCGGGACCGGCGACGGCCCCAAGGTGGACGTGCGGGTCGAGGGTGACCTGGCCAGCCTGCCCGCCGCCGCGGAGGTCGCCGCGTACCGCATCGTCCAGGAGGCCCTCACCAACGTGTACCGCCACGCCAAGGCCGGCAGCGCGGTCGTCCGGCTCAGCCTGAACGGGGACCTGCACGTCTGCGTGGGCGACGACGGGGTGGGGATGCCGGCGGACGCGCGTTCGGGGGTGGGGATGTGCTCCATGCGGGAGCGCGCCGCCGAGATCGGCGGGTCCTGCACCGTGGGTCCCGGTCCCGAAGGGGGCACCGTCGTGCGCGCCAGGCTTCCCGTGAACGCGATAGAGAACGCGGGGCGCGCCTCCGCCTAG
- a CDS encoding TetR/AcrR family transcriptional regulator has protein sequence MPRVSEEHLERRRRQILDAARACFIRKGVHETSMQDIFAEAGLSAGAVYRYFKSKNEIIEAITSTTIGDLHLFLAELVQADPVLPLDELMERMARRAAALSGENGTIRLAPQAWSLAMYDPDLHVYVHDNIVKLRAYWVAYTERCVAAGLMPPGTDVEATGKTLFGVLPGFILQRLLLGDIEPEELRRGLRAVVDAGLLGGERAGLAGETT, from the coding sequence ATGCCCCGAGTGAGCGAAGAGCACCTGGAACGCCGCCGGCGGCAGATCCTGGACGCCGCCCGCGCCTGCTTCATCCGCAAGGGCGTCCACGAGACGTCCATGCAGGACATCTTCGCCGAGGCCGGACTGTCCGCCGGGGCCGTCTACCGCTACTTCAAGAGCAAGAACGAGATCATCGAGGCGATCACCAGCACGACGATCGGCGATCTCCACCTGTTCCTGGCCGAGCTGGTGCAGGCCGACCCCGTCCTGCCCCTGGACGAGCTGATGGAGCGGATGGCGCGGCGCGCCGCGGCCCTGTCCGGCGAGAACGGCACCATCCGGCTCGCGCCGCAGGCGTGGTCACTGGCCATGTACGACCCGGACCTGCACGTCTACGTGCATGACAACATCGTCAAGCTGCGTGCGTACTGGGTCGCCTACACGGAGCGCTGCGTCGCGGCCGGCCTCATGCCGCCCGGCACCGACGTCGAGGCCACGGGCAAGACGCTCTTCGGCGTCCTTCCCGGCTTCATCCTGCAGCGGCTCCTCCTCGGGGACATCGAGCCCGAGGAACTGCGCCGGGGCCTGCGCGCCGTCGTCGACGCGGGCCTGCTCGGCGGCGAGCGGGCCGGCCTCGCCGGCGAGACCACCTGA
- a CDS encoding (Fe-S)-binding protein, producing the protein MTDPRGELPRLIGDCVHCGFCLPTCPTYVLWGEEMDSPRGRIHLMDQLETGTPMSPPMAEHFDRCLGCMACVTACPSGVQYDRMIELTRARVEREHPRSLPERALREMIFRLFPYPGRLRALRGPLRAYQRTGLDRLVRRSGLLERLSPSLAAMERLAPPLSRAPRLPERVGARGGRRATVGMLTGCVQGEFFPGVNAATARVLALEGCDVVIPRGQGCCGALSLHSGREEEARAFARRTIVTFETVDVIVVNAAGCGSAMKEYRRLLADEPEWAGRADALSAKTRDLTEFLVELGPRARRHPLPVTVAYHDACHLSHAQGVRAQPRALLGAIPELTVREVADPDICCGSAGTYNLLQPEAAAELGDRKAAGVRATGAELLVAANPGCSMQIATALERQGTRLPVAHTAEVLDASLRGTGTAALVGRRPRSPA; encoded by the coding sequence GCGACTGCGTCCACTGCGGCTTCTGCCTGCCCACCTGCCCCACGTACGTGCTGTGGGGGGAGGAGATGGACTCTCCGCGCGGGCGCATCCACCTGATGGACCAGCTCGAGACGGGCACCCCGATGTCCCCGCCGATGGCCGAGCACTTCGACCGGTGCCTGGGGTGCATGGCGTGCGTGACGGCCTGCCCGTCCGGGGTCCAGTACGACCGGATGATCGAGCTGACCCGCGCCCGGGTGGAGCGGGAGCATCCCCGGTCGCTCCCCGAGCGCGCCCTGCGAGAAATGATCTTCAGGCTGTTCCCGTACCCCGGGCGGCTGCGCGCGCTGCGCGGCCCGCTGCGCGCGTACCAGCGGACCGGTCTCGACCGCCTGGTCCGGCGCAGCGGCCTGCTGGAGCGCCTGTCGCCGTCGCTGGCGGCGATGGAACGGCTCGCACCGCCGCTGTCCCGCGCGCCCCGGCTGCCCGAACGGGTCGGCGCGCGCGGCGGACGCAGGGCCACCGTCGGGATGCTCACCGGCTGCGTCCAGGGCGAGTTCTTCCCGGGTGTGAACGCCGCGACGGCCCGGGTCCTCGCGCTGGAGGGCTGCGACGTCGTCATCCCCCGCGGGCAGGGCTGCTGCGGGGCGCTCTCCCTGCACTCCGGCCGTGAGGAGGAGGCACGCGCGTTCGCCCGCCGCACGATCGTGACGTTCGAGACCGTGGACGTGATCGTGGTGAACGCGGCCGGCTGCGGCTCGGCGATGAAGGAGTACCGCAGGCTGCTGGCCGACGAGCCGGAGTGGGCGGGACGGGCCGACGCGCTGTCGGCCAAGACCCGCGATCTCACCGAGTTCCTGGTCGAGCTGGGGCCGCGGGCGCGGCGGCATCCGCTTCCGGTCACCGTCGCCTACCACGACGCCTGCCATCTGTCCCACGCGCAGGGCGTCCGCGCCCAGCCGCGGGCGCTCCTCGGCGCGATCCCCGAGCTGACGGTGCGGGAGGTCGCCGATCCGGACATCTGCTGCGGGTCGGCCGGGACCTACAACCTCCTCCAGCCCGAGGCCGCCGCCGAGCTGGGCGACCGCAAGGCGGCCGGGGTCCGCGCCACGGGCGCCGAGCTGCTGGTGGCCGCGAACCCCGGCTGCTCGATGCAGATCGCGACGGCCCTGGAGCGGCAGGGCACCCGGCTCCCGGTGGCGCACACCGCCGAGGTCCTGGACGCCTCCCTGCGCGGGACGGGCACGGCGGCGCTGGTGGGCCGCCGCCCCCGTTCACCCGCCTGA